The nucleotide sequence AGATGATGTTAAGGAACTTATTTACAATATAAATGATATACTGAGGCTTTAGTGAATTCTATACAGGATCTGATGGTAATGCAAAAATAAAAGTTGTAATATTAATATTATTTTGAATATTAGGAGGATTTTTATGCTTAAAATACTAGTTTGTGATGGAATTGAAAAGAATGCTTTAAATGAGCTTCTGCATTGTGGATTTGAAGTGAAAGACAAACACTATGAGACTATAGAATTAAAGAGAAAGATAAAGGATTATGATATTGTAATTGTAAGATCAGCAACTAAGATAATGAAGGAGATAATAGATGAAGGTGTAAAAGGCAGACTTAAACTCATAATTAGAGGAGGAGTTGGTGTAGATAATATAGATGTTGAATATGCTAGAAATAAAGGTATTCAGGTTAGAAATACACCTAATGCCAGCAGTATATCTGTTGCAGAACTTACTTTAGCCCATATGTTTGCAGTAACAAGATTTATACCTAATGCGAACATAACGATGCGAAATGGGGAGTGGAATAAGAAACAGTATAAAGGTATTGAATTATATGGAAAAACCTTAGGCCTAGTAGGATTTGGGAGGATAGCTAGAGAAGTAGCCAAAAGGGCTGAGGTTATTGGAATGAAAGTGATTTATACAGATAAACTTGGAGAGACTAAAGGGTTTGATAAATATAAATTTGTAGATTTAGAGAATTTATTTAAAAAATCGGATTTTATATCATTTCATATTCCTTTTAATAAAGGAGATAAACCAATAGTTGATTTTAAAGAATTTGAATTGATGAAGGATGGGGTTTATATAATAAACTGTGCAAGAGGTGGAATTATAAATGAAAATGCTCTTTTAGAGGCAATTCAAAATGAAAAAGTGGCAGGTGCGGCAATGGATGTATTTTTAAACGAACCAGAACCTAATTCTAAACTTGTTAATAATCCGAGGGTATCAGTAACTCCACATATAGGAGCATCGACTAAAGAAGCACAGAAGAGAATAGGAGAAGAAATTGTAGGCATAGTAGAGGAATTTACTAAATTAAATGATAAATTTGCAGCGAATGCTTGAAATTTAGAGAGGAGAGATTGTTTATGGCTGTTTTAAGACCTTTTATGGCGATAAGGCCTAGAAAGGATTTAGTTTCTAAAGTTGCAGAGCTTCCTTATGATGTTATGAGTAGGAAAGAAGCAAAAAAAATGGCAGCAGAAAATCCAATATCCTTTTTACATGTTGACAGGGCCGAAATTGACTTCGATGATAATAAGAATCCTTATAACATTGAAATATATGAAAAAGCACGTGAAAATTTATATAATATGATAGAAAAAAATATTCTTATAAAGGATAAAAAAAGATGTCTTTATATATATAGATTGGTTATGGGTGAAAAAGTACAGACAGGTATAGTTGGATGTACAGCTGTAGACGATTATTTAAATGATGTTATAAAAAAGCATGAGTTTACAAGAAAAGAGAAGGAACAAGATAGAATAAATCATATTGATTTTTGTGATGCAAATACAGGACCTATATTTTTGACCTATAGGTATGATAAAAATATAGGAGATATAGTAGACGAATGGACTAAAAGGATACCAGAATACGATTTTATTGCAAATGATGGAGTTGAGCATATTGTTTGGGTTATAGATAACGAAAAAATCATACGGGTCTTAATAAATCTGTTCAAGGGAATAAAAAATTTATATATAGCAGATGGACATCATAGAGCAGCATCTGCAGTTAAAATTGGACTTAAAAGAAGAAATCAGAATCCAGGATATGATGGTAATGAAGAATTTAATTTTTTCTTATCGGTGATTTTCCCTGATAATGACCTAAATATATTGGATTATAATAGAATAGTAAAAGATCTAAATGGTTTAGATGTGAAGGAATATATAGAAAAAGTAGCCGAGAAATTTAATATAGAAGAGTATACTTTAAAAGGACAATATAAACCTAAATGCAAACATAGTTATGGAATGTATTTAGCTGGAAAGTGGTATAAACTTAAACCTAAGGTTGGAAGTTATGATGCCCACGATGTTGTTAAAAATTTAGATGTATCTATTCTTCAAAATAATTTATTGACACCAATTTTAAGCATAGGAGATCCTAGAACTGATAAAAGAATAGAATTTATAGGTGGAATAAGGGGACTTTCAGAGCTAGAGGAGAGAGTTAATAGAAATGAAGGTAAGGTTGCTTTTTCAATGTATGCACCATATATGCAGGATTTAATGAATATAGCGGATGCAGGAAAAGTTATGCCTCCGAAATCAACATGGTTTGAGCCGAAACTGAGAAGTGGTATATTTGTGCATGAATTAAAATAATAAGTGCACTTATAATTAAGACTAGCTTAATTACTAGTCTTAATCTATATTTTGTTTAATATCATTAATAATTTCATATATGATTTCTTTTATCTCAAGGTTTCTTGTACCCGGTATAAATATATTATGTTTTCTTAAAGGGATAATATATTTGGTGCAGTTCATCTCGAAAATCGATTTTGAAATAGAAGATGTAATCTCTCCGTTAATTCCTCCATTACACATGACACCAATTGGGGCAACTATACAATTAACCGTATGATTAGTGCAAAATGAGCATATATTATCTTCGCCAGTTATACCTATATTTGCTCCGGCTTTAAGCATATTAAATGTAGCAGTTTTATTAGTACCCAAAGCTATTATATATATTTTGGCGCTTATTTCCTTATGGATTTTTTTTATAACTGTTTGACCAAGGCCTGCTCCTTGAGCGTCAATGACCGCTATTCTCATGATATTTAAAGCCTCCAGACAATAATAATATTTTATAAAAATACATTAATATTTTATATTAAAGGATTGTAAAAGTCCAACTAAGGAGAATATTTAAAGCATATAAATTTGTTTGTTAAGTTAATATAAAAGAATTATAATTATAGGTGTACATATTTAAGTTGAATTGGGAGAGATCAGTATGTTAGAACATCAGTATGTTACTATAGATTCGGTTAAGGGCAGTAAAGATGAATATATAATAAGAGATGAATCCGGTATAACTATAGGTAGAACTTTTATAATAGAATATTCTGTTAAAAATAGATATTGTTCGTTTAGAATAAAGTTTTATAAAGAGAGAGATCAGAGTTATTTATTGCTGAAAGAATCAATAAGGATGTTCTTAATATCTTTATTTAAGAACATGAACTTATATAAGATAAATGTTATAGCGGATGAGGATATAAATATAATGTCATTTACTGATCTTGGGTTCAAGCTAGAGGGTATAATTTCAGACAGTTTAATTTGTAATTGTGAGTATAAGGATGAGCTATTATTCGGAATAGATTTTGATGTATTTCAAAATATTAATAGAAATAAGTATTTTAAGAGAAATGGAAAAAGTATTAGTATAGTAGTTTTAACCCCAAATAAAAGTCAAGATGTTTTAAATTATTACTTAAAAAATAGAGAGCATTTAAAAGCTTTTGAGCCAGAGAGGGAAGAAAGTTTTTATACTTTGCAATTTCAAAGGAGAAATCTAATAGAAAGTTATAAACAATTTATAGATTCGGAAAGTGTTAATTTCGGTATATATAAAGGCGAAAGGTTTATAGGCAAAATTCAGATATCAAATATTGTTCTTGGAGTATTAAAAAGTGCAGTTGTAGGATATTCTATAGATAAAGATGAACAAGGGAATGGTTATATGGAGGAAGCTTTAGAGCTAGCATGCGATTATGCAAATTATGATATTGGACTTCATAGACTGGAGGCTTCTACATTGGTAGACAATATAAAATCTCAAAGAGTTTTAAAGCATTGTGGATTTAAAGAACTTGGTTTAAATGAAAAGTATCTATTTATAAATGGTAAGTGGCAGAATCATATAACTTTCTATAAGCTGCTCTGAATTAAAATATAAAAAACTAAACCAAGTGTATCAATAGTAGAAAAATGATGAAAAATATATATATGTTTAGAGACAAAGATTTAATTTAAAATAATTAAGCTTAAGTTTAATTTGTTAATTAGGATTTATGATAAAATAACATATGTTGCTTGAGGAAACTCAAGTTACGGTCAAGAAAAGTTTTCAGAGGAATTTTTAATTATATATAATGGAAATTAAAATAATTAAAAGTCTTAAAAAAAGTTCTTGACAGTTTAGAGAGTACATGGTAAGATGTATAAGTCGCTTGGATGAAGCGGCGATGAACCTTGAAAATCAAACAGAGAAGAGTAAAAATAAACCAGCAATTCTTTTGAAAGCTGCTTTGGCAGCTTGAAAGTAAAGTAAATGAGCTTAAGTTGAACTCAAAACTCTGAATAAGAGTTTTATATAAGAAATTAAATTGAGAGTTTGATCCTGGCTCAGGACGAACGCTGGCGGCGTGCTTAACACATGCAAGTCGAGCGAGAGAAATCCCTTCGGGGATGGATCTAGCGGCGGACGGGTGAGTAACACGTGGGCAACCTGCCTCAAAGAGGGGGATAGCCTCCCGAAAGGGAGATTAATACCGCATAATGTTGTTTTACTGCATAGTAAAGCAACCAAAGGAGTAATCCACTTTGAGATGGGCCCGCGTCGCATTAGTTAGTTGGTGGGGTAACGGCTCACCAAGGCGACGATGCGTAGCCGACCTGAGAGGGTGATCGGCCACATTGGAACTGAGAGACGGTCCAGACTCCTACGGGAGGCAGCAGTGGGGAATATTGCACAATGGGCGGAAGCCTGATGCAGCAACGCCGCGTGGGTGATGAAGGTTTTCGGATTGTAAAGCCCTGTCTTTTGGGACGATAATGACGGTACCAAAGGAGGAAGCCACGGCTAACTACGTGCCAGCAGCCGCGGTAATACGTAGGTGGCGAGCGTTGTCCGGATTTACTGGGCGTAAAGGGTGCGTAGGCGGATATTTAAGTGGGATGTGAAAACCCCGGGCTTAACCCGGGGACTGCATTTCAAACTGGATATCTGGAGTGCAGGAGAGGAAAGCGGAATTCCTAGTGTAGCGGTGAAATGCGTAGAGATTAGGAAGAACACCAGTGGCGAAGGCGGCTTTCTGGACTGTAACTGACGCTGAGGCACGAAAGCGTGGGTAGCAAACAGGATTAGATACCCTGGTAGTCCACGCCGTAAACGATGAGTACTAGGTGTAGGAGGTATCGACCCCTTCTGTGCCGCAGTAAACGCAATAAGTACTCCGCCTGGGAAGTACGATCGCAAGATTAAAACTCAAAGGAATTGACGGGGGCCCGCACAAGCAGCGGAGCATGTGGTTTAATTCGAAGCAACGCGAAGAACCTTACCCAGACTTGACATCCCCTGAATTACCTGTAATTAGGGAAGCCCTCCGGGGCAGGGAGACAGGTGGTGCATGGTTGTCGTCAGCTCGTGTCGTGAGATGTTAGGTTAAGTCCTGCAACGAGCGCAACCCCTATCATTAGTTGCTACCATTAAGTTGAGCACTCTAGTGAGACTGCCCGGGTCAACCGGGAGGAAGGTGGGGATGACGTCAAATCATCATGCCCCTTATGTCTAGGGCTACACACGTGCTACAATGGTGGATACAGAGAGATGCAAACCCGCAAGGGTGAGCCAAACTTTAAAATTCACCTCAGTTCGGATTGCAGGCTGAAACCCGCCTGCATGAAGCTGGAGTTGCTAGTAATCGCGAATCAGAATGTCGCGGTGAATGCGTTCCCGGGCCTTGTACACACCGCCCGTCACACCATGAGAGTTGGCAACACCCGAAGTCCGTGGGGTAACCGTAAGGAACCAGCGGCCGAAGGTGGGGTTAATAATTGGGGTGAAGTCGTAACAAGGTAGCCGTAGGAGAACCTGCGGCTGGATCACCTCCTTTCTAAGGAGTCGTAAGATAGGTAACTCTATCTTAAAGACCGGTTTATACTTACTCTGTTTGATTTTGAGGGGTTAAAAACCCGAACGGTTTTTAACGGGTAATTTAGCTAAATGTAGTTTGGCGTTAAAATTACACCGGGCCGCAGGCTTAAATCTATAGGGTTTTTAACAGATAGCAGATGTTATCTGTCATCATTCTCATAT is from Clostridium fermenticellae and encodes:
- a CDS encoding GNAT family N-acetyltransferase, producing the protein MLEHQYVTIDSVKGSKDEYIIRDESGITIGRTFIIEYSVKNRYCSFRIKFYKERDQSYLLLKESIRMFLISLFKNMNLYKINVIADEDINIMSFTDLGFKLEGIISDSLICNCEYKDELLFGIDFDVFQNINRNKYFKRNGKSISIVVLTPNKSQDVLNYYLKNREHLKAFEPEREESFYTLQFQRRNLIESYKQFIDSESVNFGIYKGERFIGKIQISNIVLGVLKSAVVGYSIDKDEQGNGYMEEALELACDYANYDIGLHRLEASTLVDNIKSQRVLKHCGFKELGLNEKYLFINGKWQNHITFYKLL
- a CDS encoding DUF3842 family protein; amino-acid sequence: MRIAVIDAQGAGLGQTVIKKIHKEISAKIYIIALGTNKTATFNMLKAGANIGITGEDNICSFCTNHTVNCIVAPIGVMCNGGINGEITSSISKSIFEMNCTKYIIPLRKHNIFIPGTRNLEIKEIIYEIINDIKQNID
- a CDS encoding D-2-hydroxyacid dehydrogenase, which codes for MLKILVCDGIEKNALNELLHCGFEVKDKHYETIELKRKIKDYDIVIVRSATKIMKEIIDEGVKGRLKLIIRGGVGVDNIDVEYARNKGIQVRNTPNASSISVAELTLAHMFAVTRFIPNANITMRNGEWNKKQYKGIELYGKTLGLVGFGRIAREVAKRAEVIGMKVIYTDKLGETKGFDKYKFVDLENLFKKSDFISFHIPFNKGDKPIVDFKEFELMKDGVYIINCARGGIINENALLEAIQNEKVAGAAMDVFLNEPEPNSKLVNNPRVSVTPHIGASTKEAQKRIGEEIVGIVEEFTKLNDKFAANA
- a CDS encoding DUF1015 domain-containing protein; the protein is MAVLRPFMAIRPRKDLVSKVAELPYDVMSRKEAKKMAAENPISFLHVDRAEIDFDDNKNPYNIEIYEKARENLYNMIEKNILIKDKKRCLYIYRLVMGEKVQTGIVGCTAVDDYLNDVIKKHEFTRKEKEQDRINHIDFCDANTGPIFLTYRYDKNIGDIVDEWTKRIPEYDFIANDGVEHIVWVIDNEKIIRVLINLFKGIKNLYIADGHHRAASAVKIGLKRRNQNPGYDGNEEFNFFLSVIFPDNDLNILDYNRIVKDLNGLDVKEYIEKVAEKFNIEEYTLKGQYKPKCKHSYGMYLAGKWYKLKPKVGSYDAHDVVKNLDVSILQNNLLTPILSIGDPRTDKRIEFIGGIRGLSELEERVNRNEGKVAFSMYAPYMQDLMNIADAGKVMPPKSTWFEPKLRSGIFVHELK